The following proteins are co-located in the Paenibacillus sp. FSL H8-0079 genome:
- a CDS encoding Glu/Leu/Phe/Val dehydrogenase, producing the protein MSWFEAMEQHDYEELVLCQDRNSGLKAIIAIHDTTLGPALGGTRMWTYASEEAAIEDALRLARGMTYKNAVSGLNLGGGKTVIIGDPRRDKNEAMFRAFGRYIQGLNGRYITAEDVGTTEEDMNLIYQETDYVTGISASYGSSGNPSPATAWGVYRGIKAAAKEAFGTDLLEGKTIAVQGVGNVAMHLCKYLYEEGARLIVTDIHKDSVKQAVDRFGATAVDPADITGVECDIYAPCALGGTINDDTLKTLKAKVVAGCANNQLLETRHGDQLYDMGIVYAPDYVINAGGVINIADELNGYNADRAWSKIGEIYTNLEKIFESSRTEGIATYVAADRLAERRIEQMKNTRSTFLQNGHHALSSRRLRK; encoded by the coding sequence ATGAGTTGGTTTGAAGCAATGGAGCAACACGATTATGAGGAACTGGTTCTGTGCCAGGATCGAAATTCAGGTTTAAAAGCAATTATCGCCATACACGACACAACACTCGGCCCTGCGCTGGGAGGCACACGGATGTGGACTTATGCTTCAGAAGAAGCCGCCATTGAAGATGCCCTGCGCCTTGCCCGTGGTATGACATATAAGAATGCGGTATCCGGCCTCAATCTGGGCGGCGGCAAAACGGTCATTATCGGAGATCCGCGGCGTGACAAAAACGAAGCAATGTTTCGGGCGTTTGGACGATATATTCAGGGATTGAACGGACGTTATATCACGGCCGAAGATGTGGGAACGACGGAAGAGGACATGAACCTGATCTATCAGGAAACTGATTATGTGACAGGCATCTCGGCAAGCTATGGTTCATCCGGTAACCCATCGCCTGCAACGGCTTGGGGTGTATATCGTGGGATCAAGGCAGCAGCCAAAGAAGCATTTGGTACCGATCTGCTGGAGGGTAAAACTATAGCGGTCCAAGGTGTCGGCAATGTGGCGATGCATCTGTGCAAATATCTGTATGAGGAAGGTGCACGTCTGATCGTTACGGATATCCATAAGGACTCGGTGAAGCAGGCTGTGGATCGCTTTGGCGCGACCGCTGTTGATCCCGCAGACATCACGGGTGTGGAGTGTGATATCTATGCACCATGTGCGCTGGGTGGCACAATTAATGACGATACGCTCAAGACGCTCAAGGCGAAGGTCGTAGCGGGTTGTGCCAACAACCAACTGCTGGAGACCCGTCATGGAGATCAGTTATATGATATGGGCATCGTATACGCGCCTGACTATGTTATCAATGCGGGTGGCGTGATTAACATTGCAGATGAGCTGAACGGTTATAACGCGGATCGAGCGTGGAGCAAGATCGGAGAGATCTATACCAATCTGGAGAAAATATTCGAAAGCTCACGTACCGAAGGTATCGCAACCTATGTTGCCGCAGATCGTCTGGCTGAGCGACGGATTGAACAGATGAAGAATACGCGTAGCACATTCCTGCAGAATGGTCATCACGCACTGAGTTCCCGGAGATTGCGCAAGTAA
- a CDS encoding methyl-accepting chemotaxis protein encodes MGKTGEKQGIGHKIKNMSLKIKLPIMISVLVVLVLLGATTTSYMISSDVVVRKSKDEINVMADRLGEGIWTAMQLQQQMSHAISVHNTFKELLELRNTNEMTDETFFTEENPYFNRANSILTDSISDTVGTKPDLFVFDKEGTMVAGTMPEVIGQSRGDREYFKESIQGKSFISDAVVSKTGKKLIIVFSEPITDEEGNILGVLAMSVDSSFFLGQLGDIKINGQGKVEVLSRSGIIMYDSLDPSFVGQTLGEDKDAMGIIEARATDKVKVTSMDRDDIYYRINQIPGSDLSVVIVDDYDDIKRPLEDMQRQMVIVTLIGVALAIGVGLLISRSITRPIIRLIGLFQQLAQGNLIVKANGRYNSEFKDLAESFNGMVEQNRNLITDMNSSIHVLQASTQELEETSRQTARSIDETSATSMGIAKAMEAQSEDTEQIAGKFNSFGDKVAAMNSSAQDVKARADEIETVFHNGNEVVNELMRINEVNEREVEKISEITVKLQTSSGSISQITEAISQIAKQTNLLALNASIEASRAGEHGRGFAVVAEEIRNLAEQSSRQSKEISSIIEQNLADVAENNQSVAEIHTISSRQDELVIQTRQAFDVILEKVTVINQQIATMAGQMQEMLQNKDDVLESAHSLSASGEQVSASVEEVTATMMEQSSTVQQLANMVDTIDQLTQKLAESAARFKVE; translated from the coding sequence ATGGGGAAAACGGGGGAAAAGCAAGGGATAGGGCATAAGATTAAAAATATGTCGCTTAAAATCAAGCTGCCCATCATGATCAGTGTACTGGTTGTTTTGGTTCTGCTCGGTGCAACGACTACAAGTTATATGATCTCATCTGATGTTGTGGTCAGGAAAAGCAAGGATGAGATTAATGTGATGGCTGACCGCCTTGGGGAAGGGATCTGGACAGCGATGCAGCTTCAGCAACAGATGAGTCATGCGATATCCGTACATAATACTTTCAAAGAACTCTTGGAGTTGCGTAATACCAACGAAATGACAGATGAGACCTTTTTCACAGAGGAGAATCCATACTTCAATAGAGCGAATTCGATTCTCACCGACAGTATATCCGACACGGTAGGCACCAAGCCTGACCTGTTCGTGTTTGATAAGGAAGGAACCATGGTGGCGGGAACCATGCCAGAAGTCATTGGGCAGTCACGGGGAGATCGGGAATATTTTAAGGAGTCTATACAGGGGAAATCCTTCATCAGTGATGCCGTGGTCTCTAAGACTGGCAAAAAGCTCATAATTGTATTCTCTGAGCCCATCACCGATGAAGAGGGGAATATACTCGGTGTGTTAGCGATGTCGGTGGATAGCAGCTTCTTCTTGGGACAACTTGGAGACATTAAGATCAATGGTCAAGGCAAAGTTGAAGTGCTGAGTCGAAGCGGCATCATTATGTATGATTCACTGGACCCTTCCTTTGTGGGGCAAACACTGGGAGAGGATAAGGACGCCATGGGGATCATAGAGGCCAGAGCCACTGATAAAGTGAAGGTCACTTCGATGGATCGAGATGACATCTATTATCGTATCAATCAGATTCCTGGCTCAGATCTTTCTGTGGTCATTGTAGATGATTATGATGATATCAAACGACCATTAGAAGATATGCAGCGCCAGATGGTTATCGTGACATTGATCGGAGTTGCTCTGGCTATTGGCGTAGGATTATTGATCTCTCGTAGTATTACGAGACCTATCATTCGTCTGATCGGGCTGTTCCAACAGCTTGCTCAAGGGAATCTGATCGTCAAGGCCAATGGTAGATATAACAGTGAATTCAAGGATCTGGCGGAGAGCTTCAATGGCATGGTGGAGCAGAACAGAAACCTGATCACCGATATGAATAGTTCGATCCATGTCCTTCAGGCCAGTACTCAGGAGCTGGAGGAAACATCCAGACAGACGGCAAGATCCATTGATGAGACGTCGGCGACGTCCATGGGGATTGCGAAGGCGATGGAGGCCCAATCCGAAGATACCGAGCAGATTGCAGGCAAATTCAACAGCTTCGGCGATAAAGTGGCTGCCATGAACAGCAGTGCACAGGATGTGAAGGCAAGAGCAGATGAGATCGAAACGGTATTCCACAACGGGAATGAAGTCGTCAATGAACTGATGCGTATCAATGAGGTGAACGAACGGGAAGTGGAGAAAATCTCGGAGATTACCGTCAAACTTCAAACAAGTTCGGGCAGTATTAGTCAGATCACGGAAGCCATCAGCCAGATCGCCAAGCAGACGAACCTGCTTGCATTGAATGCTTCAATCGAAGCATCACGAGCTGGAGAGCATGGCAGAGGATTTGCAGTTGTGGCTGAAGAGATTCGCAATCTGGCAGAACAGAGTTCACGCCAGTCCAAGGAAATCTCCAGCATTATCGAGCAGAATCTGGCCGATGTCGCCGAGAACAACCAAAGTGTTGCCGAAATTCACACCATCTCTTCCAGACAGGATGAGCTTGTCATTCAGACTCGTCAGGCATTTGATGTGATTTTGGAGAAGGTGACGGTCATTAATCAGCAGATCGCCACGATGGCAGGACAGATGCAAGAGATGTTGCAGAACAAGGACGACGTACTGGAGTCAGCACATAGCTTGTCGGCTTCAGGAGAACAGGTATCTGCATCGGTTGAAGAAGTAACGGCAACCATGATGGAGCAGTCTTCGACGGTACAGCAGTTGGCGAACATGGTCGATACGATCGATCAATTGACGCAAAAGCTGGCCGAATCTGCCGCAAGATTCAAGGTGGAATAA